TCTTTTGTTCTCCCCTTAACTACTAAATATGGTATTCTTTCTCTGTATTGCGGTACAGCATTGGGATCCTCATCAGCTTTCCTGGAAGCAACTAGAGCACCAGGTGGTATGtacttttctttgtaaGTTCCTAGCCTTACTTCTTTAGCAAAGCAAAAGTCTTGTAATCCAACATTGTTGGTTAAGATTTTAGTTACCTGGGCTTGAAAATACTGTTTGACTTGAGATAAATCACTTgaatcaaaaagaattctCAGGGATTTCTCCACAATTTTCTGTTGGGCTGGTATACCATCCCTTCTAACAGTCTCAATACCTTTAGCGTCAAATTTCGGTTCGGTTTGCTCTGGCCTCTCGTAACTATACCCAACGTATCTTTTTTTACTCAATAGAGTAGAAGGGTGGTATaccttttcaaacttaaGTTTCACCGGTTGTGGATTCTCCGAGGTAACGGCTGCTGCCATTTCCTCCCCAATCATGAAGGCATCTGCTTTTGACTTCCCTGGAAGATATACAAATAAGGAGTCTGTGTCACCATATACGACCCTTGCGCCCCAGTTAGTGTTTGCTTCAATTAGGGAGATTGCTCTGTTCAAAGTCTCTCTTGCTGAAGACACAATAGCATCAGCGATATCTGCACAAGGCATTCTTCCAGAAAATGTTGCTGATGCGTACCCGTAGGTCACATTTGCAATCAGTTTAAGTGCTAGCTGCCTGCTGTTATATGTCTGTAATATCCTAGGGTCATTACCTAGTTTCTTTATGGCACTTTTTACAAGTATTCTGGTGTCCAGAAGGTCTATCAACATTTTTCCAATGACAGATCTACGAACATTCGATTTCACAAACATGAGTCCGTTAGGCGAAAGAGTAATATGATGCTTCAACACCTCCAGTATACCAGCTGGTAGCTTATTCTTTGTCACACCTATCATCTGTTCCTTAAAAGCATCGTAGCCTTGCATTCTTCCAAGGCATGTAGTATAACAATAATTATACGCTATAACCAAGGAAGGATATAATGACTGAAAGTCAAGAACAACTATGGGACTTTTATAAAATGCAGCCTCCGGTTCCATGATCAGAGGTACGTACGTCAAGGGATCCTGTTTGAACACATCTTTTTTGCTTGGGGATATCATCAGCAAGTTCTCCTGCTTGGTAAGTCTTACAAGTAGACTCTCAACTTTAAACTGCGATCCTCTGGAAAGAACGGAATAAAAATCTATGCCTATCAGCTTTGCCTCTTCTGTGacttttgaaactattTGGATTTGAGTTATTATTTGCATCTCTAGAGCTACTCGCTGGGTAAAATAATTCAAAACAAGACTCTTATATTGAGGCTTATCAGACTCAAACCACTCAGACAATACACCATAGTTATAGTGAGGAATTCTCAAGTGAAGAATATGATATACtaagttttccaaagtgtAGTTAGTTAAAGTAATTTCATGTGTTAGAGCCCGCCACAAATTCAGAACATGCCTACCAGTAATCCTGAAACTCGAACCATGTGTATACCCCCAGTGATCTTTGGTTTTATTATTGAACTTGTATTGAACCCTCGAGAACTTCTCGCACAAATCTAGATCATAGACATGTTTGCACCGTTCAATCATATATCCCCATGAGCTGGAATTGGGCTCAAATGCTGTAATAATATCGGGGTCGATGTATTCAACTAGTGACACAAactcttgaacaatttcaagCTCGCTCCCCAAGACAGCAACAGGCTGTTTGCAAAGAAGTCGAAGTTTTCTCATTGATTCCTCGGTTACATTTTCTTGCCAAACAAAtattccagaatctttAATTTGTAGATCAATGTTTGAATTTTGGGACTCAAAGCTCCAAAAAATTGCCTTTATGGCGTCTGTTTGAGGGTTAGGagttttgttttcctcGGTGGAAATATGACATTCAGCACACAATGAGAGTAAGTGGCTTTCCAAAGAAGGTTTTTGATGTGAAGTGTTATGCATGGAGGGATAAACAAATTGGTTATTGGAATTCGGAGTTACTCCAAACACCTGGGTAATTAGTTTCATCGATTTTGTTTGCCTTTCATGGGAGAGCCACTCCTTCACGTATGAAAAACTTCTCGGAGTAAGGTTGAACTCCCATTCTGGACCAGAAACAATCCCGTTAATAGGCTTTCTTTTGGTGAATGTGAGACCTAAACAACTTTCAGAATATGGCTCCAGACATGATAGGTGATTGGAAAGTAAAGTGAACTTTCTACCTGCAAAAATGTATGGATCCCTCAAGTCGCTCGGATCTGAATAAAAAGGATCGGGATACTcaattttcaacatccCTTTTGAAGCCAAACTCTTAGAGAAATCACTaaaatttgttgaaggGATTTCGAAGCTTCCTAATGAGAGTGGCCGATTGTCAGAATTCATTGCCGAATAATTCTGTGTGCTGGAGTAAAAAAACGAATCCCAATCTTGAGTCGAATCTTTCTCAATTGGGAGATTCGATTTTTCAGGAGAAGCCTGGATATCTTCTCCTACATTCtcagattcatcttcattgCTTAGATGCGGAAGAGTGATTTCAAACCAGTCGTTAATTAGTTCATCTGTGCTTGATATTTGATCACCATCAGATTCATCTTGAGTCTGCTCTATCTGTGTCAGGCAATCAGACTTTGTAAAATTTTGGCTGCTTACCAAAATGTCCATCAAATTATCATTGGTAAATGGCAACAACTCAAATTTAGACACATCTGGTTTCGTGATATTCTCTGATACGCTGTTAAAATAAGTAGGAACACTGGCCAACTTGGGGTTAGAATTGTCACCAAACACCTCTATATTCAGAGGTCTATTTGAGTTGTAAGCAGCTATGGATGATTCGATCGCAAGCTGGAACTGTAACTCAAGCTCTTCTTGATCGACCCAAAGTGCTGGCTTGAGTACTCGTTCACTATCTTCGAACAAGGTTGCTtgagttttttcttcaacgttGTTGACCGATCGTTGAAACTTGATGTCTTCAATTATGCCTTTTGTAGAAGACAAATACTTTTCTGTCTGGGATTCGACATCTGGTTCAAGATTCAGAAGTCGATGTAGATCTCTTTCCCGTAATTGGTCTCTATTCAATATCCAATCAGCGTTTATATCCGCTTCAAAAAAGGAGTTAGTAATTCGTTGAAAGCTACTTGCAGAAAGAACGTTTAGTTTGTTTTTTCTATTGATGATCCTTGGGTTTAGATAATCTTTCAAACGCTTGTTGAGTTTATCCTGATTCAGCTGTGAATTGCCATCAATTAAAGGGGATCTCCAATACCATTGTTTGATCTTCAGCCAGTCACATGGAAACAAGTTATAATCTGTGAGAAACTGCATGGTATATGGAATATGTGATTCAAATGGTTGAATCTTGGATCCAAATATTTTTCCTTCACTCAGAAGTTTCGAAAGCTTGGGAACATACTTCGGATTTAATAAGCAAATCTTCACAAATGCGGAGTGCATAACATGAAATCCATAAAATGGCACCCCTTTAACTCTATAAATATCAGCTATGAATGTTTGTTGCTGAGGTATAAGTTCTGGATTCTCTGAGATAACTGAATTAGTTTCCGGAAACTCTTGATATTCCTGGCCATCAAGCCCGTTGAACTCctgttttccaaaactcATTCGAAGCTTCTCGTCAATTTCATGTCGtaaattttcaagatcatCTCCCTCCCACTGAATCAGTAAGTAGGGATACACATTGTGGATGTGAACACAACAAGTGTGGCCTGTCTCGAGTTTACCAAAAACTCTTAGCACTGGGGCTTGTGGTAGACCAAgtttttcttcaaactgtGACGGTGGATCAGATTGATAAGAGTCTACGCagatgatttgaacttCTAAGTTCATAGAATGccatttgaaaaagttttaAGCAATGAATTACCTATTACGTGCGAACTTGCTAACTATAGATAATCAGTCCCTCTCGAAAAACCTGATCGGATAAGAGAGTTAGCAATTCAAAGACTTATATTTAGAGCATCAGGAGCATTACCAAACCGGAATTGACTTGTACAGTTCAATTGAAGGTTACTCTAGCAAATATATATTGATCATGGCCAAACAATTGGTTTACTTGAGATTTCCAATGGATCGTCCTAAGGAATCATCGAAACAAAACGAACCTATGTTGACAGGTAAATGggacaaagaaaaattggatCAATTATATGACATCGTACATCCGTACTTATTCTCTGGCAGGATTGAGTTTAATTGGAAGAAGCTAGAACAGCATTTTGGGGAATCAGCAGACTCGATCAAGCGTCAGGTAATCCTACTGTCCCATCTGGATCATTATATTGGCGAAACAccttcaagaaagaatagTTTAGAGACGAACCAAGCTTCATCATTGAATAAGACCCTACAGCAATTAGAGACTCTAAAGTTAGAGGACGCTGCGGACCGAGAGACTTTGATAAATAATCTACAGGCCGCAAAGCTAACTACAATCAACAGTCATGATGAGCCTGATAGGTCAGTTGCTCCAAGAGCCAAAGAGCCTAAAGATGACAATACAAACGCGGTTGAGCTCCTGCTACACCGATCAATATTTTTGAGAAAACAACCTTCCGATTATACCGGCTCATCGTCCATGATTTACTCCCAATCTGGGGGATTTAGTGATGAGGATCCAGAATTGGTCACCGATTCAAATAATCATGACTAATAGAGCTTAGTGAAAGCTCGTAGGTAAGGTTTGGGTGGGCTTGGTGTGGGAAATGAACATACAGGTTTATGATCAATAGGCGTCTTGTTTCTCCTATCTTTTGTAGATGTTACATGAACAATTGGCGGTAGTGATTTTACCAGTTTTCTGATGAGGTTACGAAATCTACAACAACGCAGGCGCTCTAAATTCTTCCCCACCCCCTTCATTACGCTGAGCTGACGCAGATTCTcatgttgaaaagttccAACCTGATTTCTCCATCCCAATTGGCaagctttttcaaatctaccaACTCAAGATTGGTCGCTGTCGATGCATCTTGGTATATGCCTAACGTACCTGACAATGGATTTTTGAAGTATCGTCAGGTCCGATTAGGAGCCAATTCTGTTTTCTTCGACATTGACCTTGTCAAGGATGATTCCAGTCATTTCCCACATATGTTACCAagtgttgaaaaattcaacaaagaGGTTAGCGACTTGGGTATCACTAAAGAGGATACACTGCTGTTTTATGACCAGCAGGGAATTTTCTCAGCACCCAGAGCTCTTTGGATGTTTGAGATATTCGGGCATGACCCTGCTAAATTGGCTATTCTTAACACGTTTCCAAACTACTCTCAAACGATTGGAGAGTCGACTTTTGCTTCAAAGGTGCAAGACGATATACCTTACTTGAACACCAAACCCGTTACGAGCCCAACTCCATTTCAGAAATCAGACTACAAGTCTTCAGGGATTGATGGATCGAAGATCATTTCTTACGAAGAATTACTCTATCTCGTCGAAGCCGATCAAATCGGGACACATTTTACTCTGATCGATGCTAGAGGTTCTTCCAGATTCACAGGTGAATCTCCGGAACCAAGACCTGGTTTGAGTTCAGGACATGTGCCTAAAGCAATATCATTGCCCTTTACTGAACTAATAGCATCCGATGGCTCGTATCTCTCCCAGTCTGCATTGGTCTCGCAGTTTGAATCCAGGAAAATCGATGACTCCAAACCAATTATTGTTATGTGTGGAACAGGTGTTACTGCCTGCGTTCTGAGAACGGGGCTGCAGCGTGCAGGACTAGGGTCGAAGGGAATTAAGGTTTACGATGGTAGTTGGACTGAATGGGCTCAAAGAGCaccaaaaaaattcattgtGAAGGATATCTAAAGTTATAAACATGTTTGTGCCAATAGCCACACACAGAGCAAGTTGAAGTAATGATGTAGAGAATACAAGCTCCTGGAACCAAAAACCAAAGAATAAAATACAAAATAAACCCCGAAACAGTTGAATATCCAAATATACTCCATTCTTGGAAGCATCTTACCTTGAACATTAGATTGCACCAACAACATGATGGGAAGCACTGCTAGGAAGTTGTGGTGAGATGAAAATGGTGTGGGCCAATTCACGGAAAAGTTATGAATCCATACAACAAGAATAGGTACATTTATAGGCAAGATCCACAACATTAGCATGAGTAAAGAGACATTGTAGTTTTGTACATTGGCCTTTATCGAATCAGGACTACTGTCTTGAACTGGAGTCTCTGATGGACTCGAAGGACTTGTCAAGCTTTCTGAAGAGTCGTTAGTTTCCTTTCTGAGTGCGATTCTGACTGACAGTATTGCTTGTACGACGGTACATATGATAAAGGCAAATTGGTAAGGAACATAAACAGGTACCAGACAAAGTAATGCAACAAATCCAATCgtccttttcttttgactTAAAAACAATCCCCCTATCCttctcctttgaaaaaaagtGGATTTTCTTAACATAGATGACCTGCCAATGAGAGTAACACTCATGAGTAAAGTgtgaatgaaaaaataaacaAGAGAGATCAGCGCAATCGAAATCACTGTAAAGCATGGCGCCAACCACCATAAAATTGATTCTTCGAGTCCTAATAAGTAAGGATTGATATGCATTGAGTCACTTCCGGACACCAAGTTCATTTGCTTGACGTTATATTCATTCAAGGGTTCTAGGAATGCAATTAGTGATTGAAAAAACCCGTTTGAACAACAGATAGATAGGACAGATACTGAGAATAGTAATGGTAGTAATGTTGAATAATGAACTAACATAGTTAGTCCTTCCCCAAAAGCTGGAAAGTATCCCTCCTTGTAATGCACATTGGATTGCAATAAGAAAACAATTAAGACAATAGCAACCGGAAAACTAATTATCAACAACCTATAACGCAACACCAAGAGTTTAAGTGACTGAAACCAGGATATCGATAAATAGATATCCATTACTTCTTCGATAGCAATAGAGTCACTGAACAATTGGAGCGACAGATACGTTCTATtgtctctttcaaatggaaCATAAGGTATCATACCACTGTGGAAAACAAGAGATATTTGatcattttccttcaagttAACTAACCATTTGGTTTCTTCGTTGATGTGAAACTTCAACAGAGGAGTGAACAGTTCGTGCTCACTGCTCTTGTATCTAATATCAAGCTTGTAGGCCAACAAACTACTATGCGCTGATGGAACCAGTAAGTTCAAATTAAATGGTCTATTCTTGGGAAGAGTAAGGTAGTAACCTCTGGTAATCAATTCATAAAGACTGCGCTGGCCGAGCGGGATTGTTTGAGCTTGATCTTGTTGCATTTCAGCGACAACAAACTCATCTTCTAGCTTCTCAGGCACTCGCACCAAAACAAATTGGTAATTGGAGAGTGTATCAGTGTGGTATTGAATAAGATGGAAAGGAGGATACTGGCCATCAATTGATGAGCTTGCAGTTGTCCTTgtgtttttcaatgatctGGGAATTGAGTGAGAGCTCTTACTGACATCAATGCATTCCATTTCTACTGAATTGGAAGGCTCTAGTGGATTTGTGTAATCAAGAACGGATGTCTCTTGTGTTGCTGAATACTTCTTGGTTGCTGATAAGGGATTACAGAGCAAGACCGAGGGATTTTTACTACTTTCAATCTGAGATTGGCTAAAGGGCGACGAACTTAAAACTGTGAAAATTGAGCCATTTTTgggaatttcaaaaaggtTGATAACTGGTTTGGGAGAACCGTAAAGTCTTATCCTTGAATCTCTTGCATCCACGTTGTCAAGATCAGTATTCACTTTAACCCTCATGGGCAACTCGTTAACCTGAGAATTGACAACGGAAGCTTGGTTGAGCTGCAAGGAATTGaaatcctttgaaagtCCATCCAAAAGATACGTTTCAAATATGGACATGCGCTTTTCTAAGTTATAGGTTTTTTGTGGGGAAGATGAATCTATAGTCTCCAATAGCACTTTAGCAATGACTTTTCGTAACTGATCACACCAAACAATTGCAAGATGGTCAATTGGTGTCCAAACACCTGGTATTCCAGTAGAGAATACATTAAAGCCGTGTGTTCGGGGAATAAGGCCCTTTAGCGTTGTATAATCTGCAGGTAAAGTGGTGTCTAACAATCCGCCCGTAACTGATACTAACGATACATTCTGTAGCCTTGAGTGAGCAAGTTCATATAGTTCCGAACCTAGAGCATTGTCATGCATTAACCCAATCCTCCAAAATTCGTCTGTATCTTTGTAAATACGATTGAGATTTCCATCAAAAGTCGCAGGAGCAGCAGCATGAGGAGTCGCTAGAGTCAAGATGGTATTTATTGATTCAGCAACATAATTAGGCAAAGACATCATGACGCGGGCAACTATGCCACCCATCGAATGTGCCACAATAATGACAGAAGTGGGTGGGTTTTTTTGTTCGGAATACAGAGAAAGGATGAACTTGACAGCCTCATTCAAGAATTCCGCTTGATCCAGAAGCGTTCGTCCATGAAAAGCAGTGAGGTCTTCGTTGAAGTCGGCGGTGAAAAAGTCAATCTTCGAGGAGTTTGGATTTACATCCAATTGGTATCGGTAATCCTGTGCACCATTCTTGTAAAATCTATCGTACAGGAGTGTGCTTTCAGAGGCGATGGATCTCACTTGTCGATAGCTTCCAGCATTTCCAGGAATAAATAATGCAGGAACTCCGTCCAAACTTAAAGTCTCATCAGAGCCCTCTTCTGGTATCTTGTCCTTTCCTTGCTCTCTATAGAGATACAAAGAGTACTTGGATGCAAACCTCGAGTGATTTTGATTAAACGCTTTCACTCTGGCGTATGAGGGAAACATTGTAACCTTGCGACAGAAGTTActatcaatttcagcagCAGACTCGAACCAGCTACCACAAATTTGCAAAATGATAAGCAGGCCGATACATATCACTATCGACAATGAAGTCTTAGGGTATCGCATGCTTCTGCCCTCGTGTTCGTCCGGTTCGAACTTTTCCTTAGATTGGACAAAGGAAGATGAGGGAGAGTCAACGGATTCATGCAAAGATGCTTGATTTTTCCCGGAAGGCAGTTGTTCCATGACCTCGCCCTTCCGTTTGTCTTCCGTTTACAAAAGGTAGACCTTGTTGGTGGTGTATTGATGGTTTCGATGGAATTGAAATTCGTGCCAGATGCTACATGATGCTGTTAGATGATACTCAAATTTGAGACGCGTAAAGACCcaagaataaaaaaattaatTAAACACTTTAACGCGTCTTGCATGAGAAAGGGGTTGTTAGCTGCTCTGTATTCATAACATCTTACTCCTTTGAATTCAAACATGCATTTTATGAAAGACGCCCTTCATACTGTTGCATCCCGCAGGAACCAACAAAATGGGATTAATAGTCCTTTAGGAAGGCTTTCTGCACATTCTTCTAAACTTTTCCCTAAGTAAATGAGATTCTCCTCCCAAATTCAGCTACGACTGTTATCAGGTTTTACAAAGGGACCTAATGCTAGAATGATCAGACTCTGCATACGCTTGAAACCATATTACTAGGGTAATCCCCTGCGAGAATGAAGTTGACATTCTACTGTAACATTTTTGAATTAGTTCATTCTTCTCAGTAG
This window of the Komagataella phaffii GS115 chromosome 2, complete sequence genome carries:
- a CDS encoding Catalytic subunit of DNA polymerase zeta, which is involved in DNA repair and translesion synthesis → MNLEVQIICVDSYQSDPPSQFEEKLGLPQAPVLRVFGKLETGHTCCVHIHNVYPYLLIQWEGDDLENLRHEIDEKLRMSFGKQEFNGLDGQEYQEFPETNSVISENPELIPQQQTFIADIYRVKGVPFYGFHVMHSAFVKICLLNPKYVPKLSKLLSEGKIFGSKIQPFESHIPYTMQFLTDYNLFPCDWLKIKQWYWRSPLIDGNSQLNQDKLNKRLKDYLNPRIINRKNKLNVLSASSFQRITNSFFEADINADWILNRDQLRERDLHRLLNLEPDVESQTEKYLSSTKGIIEDIKFQRSVNNVEEKTQATLFEDSERVLKPALWVDQEELELQFQLAIESSIAAYNSNRPLNIEVFGDNSNPKLASVPTYFNSVSENITKPDVSKFELLPFTNDNLMDILVSSQNFTKSDCLTQIEQTQDESDGDQISSTDELINDWFEITLPHLSNEDESENVGEDIQASPEKSNLPIEKDSTQDWDSFFYSSTQNYSAMNSDNRPLSLGSFEIPSTNFSDFSKSLASKGMLKIEYPDPFYSDPSDLRDPYIFAGRKFTLLSNHLSCLEPYSESCLGLTFTKRKPINGIVSGPEWEFNLTPRSFSYVKEWLSHERQTKSMKLITQVFGVTPNSNNQFVYPSMHNTSHQKPSLESHLLSLCAECHISTEENKTPNPQTDAIKAIFWSFESQNSNIDLQIKDSGIFVWQENVTEESMRKLRLLCKQPVAVLGSELEIVQEFVSLVEYIDPDIITAFEPNSSSWGYMIERCKHVYDLDLCEKFSRVQYKFNNKTKDHWGYTHGSSFRITGRHVLNLWRALTHEITLTNYTLENLVYHILHLRIPHYNYGVLSEWFESDKPQYKSLVLNYFTQRVALEMQIITQIQIVSKVTEEAKLIGIDFYSVLSRGSQFKVESLLVRLTKQENLLMISPSKKDVFKQDPLTYVPLIMEPEAAFYKSPIVVLDFQSLYPSLVIAYNYCYTTCLGRMQGYDAFKEQMIGVTKNKLPAGILEVLKHHITLSPNGLMFVKSNVRRSVIGKMLIDLLDTRILVKSAIKKLGNDPRILQTYNSRQLALKLIANVTYGYASATFSGRMPCADIADAIVSSARETLNRAISLIEANTNWGARVVYGDTDSLFVYLPGKSKADAFMIGEEMAAAVTSENPQPVKLKFEKVYHPSTLLSKKRYVGYSYERPEQTEPKFDAKGIETVRRDGIPAQQKIVEKSLRILFDSSDLSQVKQYFQAQVTKILTNNVGLQDFCFAKEVRLGTYKEKYIPPGALVASRKADEDPNAVPQYRERIPYLVVKGRTKERLKDRCLSPEEYLARKDTEFLELDAQYYIDKVIIPPLERIFQLMGVNVRSWFTEMPVIQRISPYIKQSNTSKPSTIHHFITVLRCLVCGTNLPRGNKSKICRQCQNSPLEVVTSLGAKIHNAEKKVQNIFNLCEFCSSGHALFLPNFQNFNSVKFLTASSCENQNCILYYKRLKAETKLTHLENDELVQLKALDW
- a CDS encoding uncharacterized protein (Putative protein of unknown function with similarity to human thiosulfate sulfurtransferase), with amino-acid sequence MLKSSNLISPSQLASFFKSTNSRLVAVDASWYMPNVPDNGFLKYRQVRLGANSVFFDIDLVKDDSSHFPHMLPSVEKFNKEVSDLGITKEDTLLFYDQQGIFSAPRALWMFEIFGHDPAKLAILNTFPNYSQTIGESTFASKVQDDIPYLNTKPVTSPTPFQKSDYKSSGIDGSKIISYEELLYLVEADQIGTHFTLIDARGSSRFTGESPEPRPGLSSGHVPKAISLPFTELIASDGSYLSQSALVSQFESRKIDDSKPIIVMCGTGVTACVLRTGLQRAGLGSKGIKVYDGSWTEWAQRAPKKFIVKDI
- a CDS encoding GPI inositol deacylase of the ER that negatively regulates COPII vesicle formation yields the protein MEQLPSGKNQASLHESVDSPSSSFVQSKEKFEPDEHEGRSMRYPKTSLSIVICIGLLIILQICGSWFESAAEIDSNFCRKVTMFPSYARVKAFNQNHSRFASKYSLYLYREQGKDKIPEEGSDETLSLDGVPALFIPGNAGSYRQVRSIASESTLLYDRFYKNGAQDYRYQLDVNPNSSKIDFFTADFNEDLTAFHGRTLLDQAEFLNEAVKFILSLYSEQKNPPTSVIIVAHSMGGIVARVMMSLPNYVAESINTILTLATPHAAAPATFDGNLNRIYKDTDEFWRIGLMHDNALGSELYELAHSRLQNVSLVSVTGGLLDTTLPADYTTLKGLIPRTHGFNVFSTGIPGVWTPIDHLAIVWCDQLRKVIAKVLLETIDSSSPQKTYNLEKRMSIFETYLLDGLSKDFNSLQLNQASVVNSQVNELPMRVKVNTDLDNVDARDSRIRLYGSPKPVINLFEIPKNGSIFTVLSSSPFSQSQIESSKNPSVLLCNPLSATKKYSATQETSVLDYTNPLEPSNSVEMECIDVSKSSHSIPRSLKNTRTTASSSIDGQYPPFHLIQYHTDTLSNYQFVLVRVPEKLEDEFVVAEMQQDQAQTIPLGQRSLYELITRGYYLTLPKNRPFNLNLLVPSAHSSLLAYKLDIRYKSSEHELFTPLLKFHINEETKWLVNLKENDQISLVFHSGMIPYVPFERDNRTYLSLQLFSDSIAIEEVMDIYLSISWFQSLKLLVLRYRLLIISFPVAIVLIVFLLQSNVHYKEGYFPAFGEGLTMLVHYSTLLPLLFSVSVLSICCSNGFFQSLIAFLEPLNEYNVKQMNLVSGSDSMHINPYLLGLEESILWWLAPCFTVISIALISLVYFFIHTLLMSVTLIGRSSMLRKSTFFQRRRIGGLFLSQKKRTIGFVALLCLVPVYVPYQFAFIICTVVQAILSVRIALRKETNDSSESLTSPSSPSETPVQDSSPDSIKANVQNYNVSLLMLMLWILPINVPILVVWIHNFSVNWPTPFSSHHNFLAVLPIMLLVQSNVQGKMLPRMEYIWIFNCFGVYFVFYSLVFGSRSLYSLHHYFNLLCVWLLAQTCL